The Archangium primigenium genomic interval GCCGGGCCTCGTCGATGGGGGTGCGCCAGTCCTGGCCGATGACGTCCGCGCCCGTGCGCTTGAGCAGGGGCAGGTGGTTGGACATGCCGGTGCCGAAGACGATGACGGGCACGCCGCGCGCCTGCACCTCCTTCACCATGCGCGTGAGGTACGGCAGGCAGAAGCGCTCGTAGTCCCAGGGGGACAGCTCCCCGCCCCACGAGTCGAAGATTTGAACGATGCTCGCGCCGGCCTCCACCTGCATCAGCAGGTAGGGCACGAGCGTGCGCGTGAGCTTCTCGAAGAGCGTGTGCACGAGCTGGGGCTGTTCGAAGAGCAGGCGCTTGATGTGGATGTAGCTCTTGGAGCCGCCGCCCTCGACCATGTACGCGGCCAGGGTGAAGGGCGCGCCGCAGAAGCCGATGACGGGCACCGAGTCATTGAGGGCGCGGCGGGTGCGGCGGATGGCCTCGGCCACGAAGCCCGTGCCCTCCACGGGGTCGGGGATGCCCAGCTTCTCGATGTCCGCGGCGGAGCGCAGGGGATTGGGGAAGTGCGGCCCCTTGTCCCCGAGCTCCAGCTCGATGCCCATGGCCTCCACGGGGATGAGGATGTCCGAGAAGATGATGGCGGCATCCACGCCCAGGCGGGTGATGGGCTGGACGGTGACCTCGGCCGCCAGGTCCGGGTGCTTGCACAGGTCCAGGAAGGCGATGTTGCCGCGAATGGCGCGGTACTCGGGCAGGTAGCGGCCCGCCTGACGCATGAGCCAGACGGGAGTGGTGTCGGTGGGCTGGCGGCGCGCGGCGCGGAGAAGACGGTCGTTCAAGGCGGAGGGCTCCAGGTGGCGGCCCGCCCTCCTCATCGGGGGCCGGGCGGACGACGAGGGTTGGCAGGAGGAAGGGCCGGGGTCAACGCCCGAGTCGGGGGCGCGGGGAATGATTTGGCCGTGGAAAACGTAGGCTTGACAGGGGCGGAGCCGGTCGATAAAAGCCGCCCCATCGCAGCGCGGTGACGGGCGGAGGGCGGATAGCTCAGCGGTAGAGCGGCGCCCTTACAAGGCGATGGTCACAGGTTCAATCCCTGTTCCGCCCATGCGGTCTCGTTGTGGGGAGTTAGTTCAGTTGGTTAGAACGCCGGCCTGTCACGCCGGAGGCCACGGGTTCAAGTCCCGTACTCCTCGCCAAAAGAGAAGCCCAGCAATCCGAAAGGGTTGCTGGGCTTTTTCTTTTCCCGCAGGTGGCACGGCCCACGTCAACGGCTCACCGGGGCAGACGCCCGCGGGGTGCGGGGCAGCCCCACCAGGGTGAGCATCGTCGCGGGGGCACCGGGCGCCCGCGGGTGGGCGATGTCCCACTGGTAGTCCGGCGCCGCCAGCCCCACCAGGAGTTCCCGCAGATCCTCCTCGGTGTACGTGCGCGCGTTCGACACCGCCCCGTCCCAGGCGATGATCAGCGGGAGCACGGGGAGCGCATAGGTGAACAGCACCTGCCGCAACCGCAGGGGGCGGACGAAAGGCGTCAGCAGGAGCACCATCAGGATGCTGGCGGGGATGGCCGTCCACCACAGCCAGCGCGGATGGGCGTTGTCGCTCATCTCGAGCACGCAGAGCGCCTGCCGCTTCTCGAAGGCGTCCTGGAGGATGCGACGCGCGACCGGCGGGGGCATGTGGTGGAAGCCGCAGATCACGGTCCGCACGCCCTGGAGCGTATCGGGGACCCGACCCGCGTCGACGGGGCTCGGGAAGTAGCGGACCCGCGCCGAATCCCCCGCCGCGTTGATGCGCGTGGCGGCGTCCGTGTTCGGATAGAGGTCGGTGAGGGTCACGCTCGGCCGCAGACCGTGGTCGGCCGCGAGCCGTGCGGTGGTCGGCAGCAGGGGTCCGCCGCCCCCGGAGCAGAGGTCCACGATCCGGTCGGTGGCCGCTGCATTCAGGGCCCGCGCCAGCAGGGGCGCCAGGATCCGTTCGGTGCCGAGCACGCGGTGCAGCGCGGCGATGTAGAGCGTCAGGCATTCCCGGAGGCCGCCCGGGAACCAGCGGAAGTCCTCGAACTCGAACAGCGACATGCGCTTCATCGTGTGTCCTCCCCTCTCGCCCGCAC includes:
- the hemE gene encoding uroporphyrinogen decarboxylase; amino-acid sequence: MNDRLLRAARRQPTDTTPVWLMRQAGRYLPEYRAIRGNIAFLDLCKHPDLAAEVTVQPITRLGVDAAIIFSDILIPVEAMGIELELGDKGPHFPNPLRSAADIEKLGIPDPVEGTGFVAEAIRRTRRALNDSVPVIGFCGAPFTLAAYMVEGGGSKSYIHIKRLLFEQPQLVHTLFEKLTRTLVPYLLMQVEAGASIVQIFDSWGGELSPWDYERFCLPYLTRMVKEVQARGVPVIVFGTGMSNHLPLLKRTGADVIGQDWRTPIDEARRVLGPDVAVQGNLDPLHLFLPREELEARVVDILQRAGPVGHICNLGHGILPPTDPEAAKFFVEAVHKHGFALRQGT
- a CDS encoding class I SAM-dependent methyltransferase, producing MKRMSLFEFEDFRWFPGGLRECLTLYIAALHRVLGTERILAPLLARALNAAATDRIVDLCSGGGGPLLPTTARLAADHGLRPSVTLTDLYPNTDAATRINAAGDSARVRYFPSPVDAGRVPDTLQGVRTVICGFHHMPPPVARRILQDAFEKRQALCVLEMSDNAHPRWLWWTAIPASILMVLLLTPFVRPLRLRQVLFTYALPVLPLIIAWDGAVSNARTYTEEDLRELLVGLAAPDYQWDIAHPRAPGAPATMLTLVGLPRTPRASAPVSR